From the Streptomonospora nanhaiensis genome, the window CGGCGCCACGGGCGGCACCGCCCCGAACGGTCCCGGCGGGGCCGCGCCGGCTAGTCGAAGAGGTCTTCAAGGAAGCTCTTGCGGCGCCGCTGGCCGTAGGGACGGGGGGAGTCGGAGTAGCCGTAGGGGCGGGGGGAGTCGTGGTACCCGCCGCCGTGGTGGCCACCGTGGAAGGGGGCGGGGGAGTCGGGCCGCCCGTAGCCGCGCGGGGAGTCGCGGTAGGGGCGCGCAGCCGCGTGGCCGGGGGCACCGCCGTAGTGGCGCTGCTCGGCGGCGACGATCTGCTCAAGCTCGCCGCGGTCCAGGAAGATCCCCCGGCAGCTCTCGCACTGCTCCAGGTGGATCCCCATGCGGTCGAATGTCTGCATACGGCCTTGGCACTTAGGGCATATCACACGCCCACCATAGCGGCCCGGAACTCGGTGCGGCATAAAGATGAAAACCCCCTCATGAAGGACGCGCCGGCGGCGCCCTCCGGGCGGCCGCCGGGCCCCTCGGCGCAGGCCAGGAGCCCGGGGGCGGTACGCGGCTCGGCTCCGGCCCGGCCGCGCGCCGCCGACCGCCCTTGGTCCGCCCGCGCCGCCGCGGCGGTGGGGGTCCGACGGCAGCTTCTACACTCGCCTTGATGACGCTCCGGCCCCTTCGGACGTCGCCATCTCCCTACGAAGGAACCCTCATCCATGACCAACGAGCACAGTGAGTCGGGGCGGCTGCTCTCCGGCCGCTACCGGCTGTCGGAGCTGATCGGCGAAGGCGGGATGGGGCGCGTCTGGGAGGGCGTCGACGAGCTGCTGGACCGCCCCGTCGCCATCAAGGAGCTGATCATCCCGCCCCAGCTCCCCCGCGACGAGGTCGAGGTGCTGCGCACCCGCATGCTGCGCGAGGCGCGCAGCGCGGCCCAGCTCAGCCACCCCAACATCATCACCGTCTTCGACGTGGTCGAGATCGACGACCGGCCCTGGATCGTCATGGAGCTGGTGCGCGGGACCTCGCTGTCCGACGTCATCAAGAGCGAGGGGCCGCTGCCGCCCGCGCGTGTGGCCAGGATCGGCCTGCAGGTGGCCGCCGCGCTCGCCGTGGCGCACGAGCGCGGCATCGTGCACCGCGACATCAAGCCCGCCAACGTGCTGATCGCGCGCGGTGACCGCGCGGTCCTCACCGACTTCGGCATCGCCCGCCTGGAGGGCACCACCAACCTCACCAGCACGGGCCTGCTGGTGGGCTCGCCCAGCTACCTCGCGCCCGAGCAGGCCCACGGCCATCGCGCCACCCCCGCCACCGACATGTGGTCGCTGGGCGTCACCCTGTTCCAGGCCACCGAGGGCCGCACCCCCTTCCACCGCGCCACCCCCATGGCCACGCTCACCGCGATCGTCACCGCCGAGGTCCCCGCACCGCAGGCCGCCGGACCGCTCACCCCGGTCATCGAGCGCCTGCTGCACAAGGAGCCCGAGCAGCGGCCCTCCGTCCACGAGACCGCCCGCATGCTCCAGGAGGTCGCCCAGGCCGCCGGAGCCGCCCCGGCCGCCGACGACCACGCCACCACCCGCACCGAGCAGCCCGCGCCGCAGGCCGAGCGCACCACGGCCATGCGGGCCGCGCCCGTGCCGCCGCCCGGCGGCGGCGCGCGGGACCGCTACGACGCCTCCATCCCGCCCGGCCCCGGCCCCGGCGGCGCGCGCCGCGACGGCGCCCGGCGCCCCCTCGTGCTCGCCGCCGGAGCCCTCGCGCTGGTCGCGGTCGTCGCCCTGGCGGCGTGGCTGGGTCTGCGCAGCGGCGGCGGCCCCGGCGAGCTGACCGGCTCCGAGGGCACCCCCTCGGCCTCCGCCGAGGCCGGCCCGGACGCCACCGGCGGCGCGGAGGCCACCGCCGGCGCCGGGGACGACCCCGCAGCCGCC encodes:
- a CDS encoding serine/threonine-protein kinase; this translates as MTNEHSESGRLLSGRYRLSELIGEGGMGRVWEGVDELLDRPVAIKELIIPPQLPRDEVEVLRTRMLREARSAAQLSHPNIITVFDVVEIDDRPWIVMELVRGTSLSDVIKSEGPLPPARVARIGLQVAAALAVAHERGIVHRDIKPANVLIARGDRAVLTDFGIARLEGTTNLTSTGLLVGSPSYLAPEQAHGHRATPATDMWSLGVTLFQATEGRTPFHRATPMATLTAIVTAEVPAPQAAGPLTPVIERLLHKEPEQRPSVHETARMLQEVAQAAGAAPAADDHATTRTEQPAPQAERTTAMRAAPVPPPGGGARDRYDASIPPGPGPGGARRDGARRPLVLAAGALALVAVVALAAWLGLRSGGGPGELTGSEGTPSASAEAGPDATGGAEATAGAGDDPAAAEPSATPDQGDDGGDDEPELPDMEEHEDQTGFAVDVPENWPLDRREGTSVFFDIPGGGYLQIDQTDNPRSNALTDWQDQEPSLSQNFSGYELVGIEAVEGEAVEEYVSAADWEFTFDGGDGRMHAVNRAFHTDEKGYALFLVSTEDDFALNRAILDEMTESFEPAEE
- a CDS encoding TFIIB-type zinc ribbon-containing protein translates to MICPKCQGRMQTFDRMGIHLEQCESCRGIFLDRGELEQIVAAEQRHYGGAPGHAAARPYRDSPRGYGRPDSPAPFHGGHHGGGYHDSPRPYGYSDSPRPYGQRRRKSFLEDLFD